The proteins below are encoded in one region of Desulfobacterales bacterium:
- a CDS encoding phosphoenolpyruvate carboxykinase, whose protein sequence is MKPFHELKKLEPGLEYLGIRNIKKVHWNLNSPKLYEQATKRGEGVMSHLGPLVVVRPSESPISTGRAPNDKFIVRDENTEDKINWGKVNIAYDPDKFNNIFERLKAYMQDREIFVQDVYAGADEKYRLAIRVITEYAWQSLFARNLLLRIRDRSKLKDFTPEFTVIAMPKFLANPELDGIHSETFILVNFSEKLVLIGGTYYGGEIKKSVFTALNYILPQKDVLSMHCSANVGEKGDTALLFGLSGTGKTTLSADPKRALIGDDEHGWSDDGIFNFEGGCYAKVIRLSKEAEPEIYETTRRFGTILENVVCDEETRMVDLNDDSITENTRGAYPLTHLENIVKEGKGGHPKNIVFLTADAFGVLPPISKLTTDQASYHFLLGYTAKVAGTEEGVTEPKATFSTCFGAPFMPLRPSEYARLLAKKIEKHNVRCWLLNTGWTGGPYGVGERISIKYTRALLNAALDGRLDDVEYVQDPTFCLSVPTSCPGVPSEILTPRNTWPDKAAYDKKARELADLFTENFEQYKDFVDNQVYCAGPFQSK, encoded by the coding sequence ATGAAACCTTTCCATGAGCTGAAAAAACTGGAGCCCGGGCTTGAATATTTAGGTATCCGGAATATCAAAAAAGTCCACTGGAACTTAAATTCTCCCAAACTTTATGAACAGGCGACAAAAAGAGGCGAAGGGGTCATGTCGCACTTGGGGCCGCTGGTGGTCGTCCGGCCTTCGGAATCCCCCATCAGCACGGGCCGGGCCCCAAATGACAAGTTCATTGTCCGGGATGAAAATACGGAGGACAAAATCAACTGGGGCAAGGTGAATATCGCTTATGATCCGGACAAATTTAATAATATTTTTGAGCGGCTTAAGGCCTATATGCAGGACCGGGAGATTTTCGTCCAGGACGTATATGCCGGGGCGGATGAGAAATATCGGCTGGCCATCCGGGTCATTACCGAATATGCCTGGCAGTCCCTTTTTGCCCGAAACCTCCTGCTCCGAATCCGCGATCGCAGCAAACTGAAAGATTTTACGCCCGAGTTCACCGTGATTGCCATGCCCAAATTCCTGGCCAATCCCGAGCTTGACGGCATCCATTCCGAAACCTTTATTCTGGTCAATTTCTCCGAGAAACTCGTATTAATCGGCGGCACCTACTATGGCGGGGAAATCAAGAAATCCGTATTTACCGCCTTAAACTATATCCTGCCCCAGAAAGATGTGCTGTCCATGCACTGCAGCGCCAATGTGGGCGAAAAAGGCGACACAGCCCTGCTGTTCGGCCTTTCCGGCACGGGGAAAACCACGCTTTCGGCTGACCCGAAGCGGGCTTTAATCGGCGATGACGAGCATGGCTGGAGTGATGACGGGATTTTTAATTTTGAAGGCGGCTGCTACGCCAAAGTGATTCGCCTGTCAAAAGAAGCTGAACCGGAGATATACGAAACCACGCGCAGGTTCGGCACCATCTTGGAGAATGTGGTCTGTGATGAGGAGACCCGGATGGTGGATTTAAATGATGACAGCATAACGGAAAACACCCGGGGCGCCTATCCCCTGACGCACCTGGAAAACATTGTCAAAGAGGGCAAGGGAGGGCATCCAAAAAACATTGTCTTCTTAACCGCCGATGCCTTCGGCGTTCTGCCGCCTATCTCAAAATTAACAACGGATCAGGCATCATACCACTTCCTCCTCGGCTACACGGCAAAGGTCGCGGGCACCGAAGAAGGCGTGACCGAACCTAAAGCCACATTCAGTACCTGCTTCGGGGCGCCCTTTATGCCGCTGCGCCCAAGTGAATATGCCAGGCTGCTGGCCAAAAAAATTGAAAAACACAACGTCCGCTGCTGGCTCTTAAACACCGGCTGGACCGGCGGCCCCTATGGGGTGGGGGAGCGGATTTCCATTAAATATACCCGGGCGCTTTTAAACGCCGCACTGGACGGCCGGCTCGATGATGTGGAATATGTTCAGGATCCAACCTTCTGCCTGAGTGTGCCGACCTCATGCCCGGGGGTCCCCTCCGAAATACTGACACCCCGAAACACCTGGCCTGACAAGGCCGCTTATGATAAGAAAGCCCGGGAACTGGCGGATCTGTTCACCGAAAACTTCGAACAATACAAGGACTTCGTTGATAACCAGGTGTATTGCGCCGGGCCGTTCCAGTCGAAATAG
- a CDS encoding SNF2-related protein, which translates to MQMLTLDYIRNAVADTDIIFKRGERLFEYGACVGGCLDAENGRFEYTVDGNYGDYTIEIQFNGDRLETYCDCPYPGAGCKHTVAALLDITQNFNFKSSKKPPEPASEAVPSPYLSREEIRAQALEDRQKRAKTENFQITVGDMYKGEHLVETPAGKQYTVTLHDPENGTGHCSCPDFETNRLQICKHLIAVHRLLKEHKGFKEKVAKEIFPFVDIFWDAAAERPRVFCEHPENEPESLRRVIKDNFDPDGPFKTSDLGEFTSLLDLPDQFKRVRIAGTVYKKLETYWAERQLAELSRQTEPDFSVIKTRLYPYQEEGVRFALYKKAALIGDEMGLGKTLQAIAASILKRDIFGFSRVLVVTLASLKEQWKREIDRFTDEKAVIIAGSAAKRRQIYDNDDALFKITNYEAVLRDVGPISRFKPDIVILDEAQRIKNFNTKTADAVKRLPRKHAMVLTGTPLENKLEDVYSIIQFLDPERLSPLWAFAAEHFMLSREKKGKILGYRNLDKLHQELQPIVIRRKKMDVLEQLPEELVNNYYIELTEQQYKIHGGYAQSLLPLMNKKFLTPMDLRRIQELLLKMRQVCNSTYLIDRKTQISPKLKELESILSDLAIQEGRKIVIFSEWTTMTYLIARHLSNAGIPFVELSGKIPVNRRQALIDEFTNNPDCRVFLSTDAGGTGLNLQAADCVINFELPWNPARMNQRIGRVSRIGQESGTVNVINLIAKNSIEERIYAGIQLKTDLFQGVFDGTTDMVEFSREKRTEMLNQLREMMQEAPEPVSPEPSAAEEIPEDTPHYLNPEVFKDQAEGAFAYDAEETGGAANEQAGTDESPGEAAAAAERPESAGGESAAAVLADQPPEKMEAVLNSGMEFIGGLLEMATGQKIETSAASDKMVKIDKETGEVTMKFKLPGF; encoded by the coding sequence ATGCAGATGCTGACCCTGGACTATATTCGAAACGCAGTGGCAGATACGGATATTATTTTCAAACGCGGCGAGCGGCTCTTTGAATACGGGGCCTGTGTGGGTGGGTGTCTGGATGCAGAAAACGGGCGATTCGAATATACGGTGGACGGCAATTACGGCGACTATACCATTGAAATCCAGTTTAACGGCGATCGGCTTGAAACCTATTGTGACTGCCCGTATCCCGGCGCGGGATGCAAGCACACGGTGGCGGCGCTGCTCGATATAACACAGAATTTTAACTTCAAATCCTCTAAAAAGCCCCCGGAACCGGCATCCGAAGCAGTGCCGTCCCCCTATCTGAGCCGTGAGGAAATCAGGGCCCAGGCCCTTGAGGACCGCCAAAAACGGGCCAAAACCGAAAATTTTCAGATCACCGTGGGGGATATGTATAAGGGCGAGCATCTGGTGGAAACCCCGGCCGGCAAACAGTATACGGTGACCCTCCATGATCCGGAAAACGGCACCGGCCATTGCTCCTGTCCGGATTTTGAAACCAACCGGCTCCAGATCTGCAAACATTTGATCGCGGTCCACCGGCTGCTTAAAGAGCATAAAGGGTTTAAGGAGAAAGTCGCTAAGGAGATATTCCCGTTTGTGGATATTTTCTGGGATGCAGCGGCTGAACGGCCCCGGGTTTTCTGTGAGCATCCGGAAAACGAGCCGGAATCGCTCCGCCGGGTCATCAAAGATAATTTCGACCCGGATGGCCCCTTTAAAACCTCGGATTTGGGCGAATTTACCTCCCTTCTGGATCTGCCGGACCAGTTCAAGCGCGTGCGCATTGCCGGCACCGTATATAAAAAGTTGGAAACCTACTGGGCGGAGCGGCAGCTGGCCGAACTTTCCCGGCAGACGGAACCGGATTTTTCCGTGATCAAAACCCGGCTGTACCCGTATCAGGAGGAAGGCGTCCGGTTTGCCCTGTACAAAAAGGCCGCGCTCATCGGCGATGAGATGGGGCTTGGCAAAACGCTGCAGGCCATCGCCGCTTCCATACTCAAACGGGATATATTTGGGTTCTCCCGGGTGCTGGTGGTCACCCTGGCCTCCCTAAAGGAGCAGTGGAAGCGGGAGATTGACCGGTTTACTGACGAAAAGGCGGTGATCATCGCGGGCAGCGCGGCCAAGCGCAGGCAAATCTATGATAATGATGATGCCCTCTTCAAAATCACCAACTACGAGGCCGTGCTGCGGGACGTGGGCCCGATTTCCCGCTTTAAGCCGGATATTGTTATTCTTGACGAGGCGCAGCGGATCAAGAACTTTAACACCAAGACCGCGGATGCCGTCAAGCGCCTGCCCCGCAAGCATGCCATGGTGCTTACCGGCACCCCGCTTGAGAACAAGCTGGAGGATGTCTACTCCATCATTCAGTTCCTGGACCCGGAACGGCTGTCGCCCCTATGGGCGTTTGCGGCTGAACATTTTATGTTAAGCCGTGAGAAAAAAGGCAAAATCCTGGGCTATCGGAACCTGGACAAGCTCCATCAGGAGCTTCAACCCATTGTCATCCGCCGGAAAAAGATGGATGTGCTGGAGCAGCTGCCGGAAGAGCTGGTCAATAACTATTATATCGAACTGACCGAACAGCAGTACAAGATCCATGGCGGCTATGCCCAGTCACTGCTGCCCCTCATGAACAAGAAATTCCTAACGCCCATGGATCTGCGGCGCATCCAGGAGCTTTTGCTCAAAATGCGGCAGGTATGCAACTCCACGTACCTGATCGATCGCAAAACCCAGATTTCGCCTAAATTAAAAGAGCTTGAATCGATTCTCTCTGATCTGGCTATCCAGGAGGGCCGCAAGATCGTTATTTTCTCCGAATGGACGACCATGACCTACCTGATCGCGCGGCACCTCTCCAATGCGGGGATACCCTTTGTGGAGCTTTCCGGCAAGATACCGGTCAACCGCCGCCAGGCGCTGATTGATGAATTTACCAACAATCCGGACTGCCGCGTATTTCTGTCCACGGATGCCGGGGGGACGGGCTTGAATCTGCAGGCCGCTGACTGCGTGATCAACTTCGAACTCCCCTGGAATCCGGCGCGGATGAACCAGCGCATCGGCCGGGTCAGCCGGATCGGCCAGGAGAGCGGCACGGTCAATGTGATCAACCTGATCGCCAAAAACAGCATTGAAGAAAGAATTTATGCGGGCATTCAGCTGAAAACCGATCTGTTTCAGGGGGTTTTTGACGGCACCACGGATATGGTGGAGTTTTCCCGGGAAAAGCGCACAGAGATGTTAAACCAGCTTCGGGAAATGATGCAGGAGGCGCCCGAGCCGGTTTCGCCGGAGCCTTCGGCTGCAGAGGAAATTCCCGAGGATACGCCGCATTATTTAAACCCCGAGGTGTTCAAGGACCAGGCGGAAGGGGCGTTTGCCTATGATGCGGAGGAGACGGGCGGGGCGGCCAACGAGCAGGCCGGGACAGATGAATCCCCCGGAGAGGCGGCCGCCGCTGCGGAGCGCCCGGAATCGGCCGGCGGGGAATCGGCGGCCGCGGTTTTGGCGGATCAGCCCCCGGAGAAAATGGAGGCGGTGCTCAATTCCGGTATGGAGTTTATCGGCGGGCTCCTTGAAATGGCCACCGGCCAAAAGATAGAAACCAGTGCAGCATCGGACAAAATGGTTAAAATCGACAAGGAAACCGGAGAAGTCACCATGAAATTCAAACTGCCCGGATTTTAG
- a CDS encoding helix-turn-helix domain-containing protein, which produces MPRWTDNAALMASKFVNSTNHHVFLTGRAGTGKTTFLHDISRRTHKNTIIAAPTGIAAINAEGVTLHSLFQLPFGAFIPTEQYPGEEAPAFELNTPQTLRRHVKMQAAKRNMLKKLELLVIDEVSMLRADLLDAIDAVLRWIRRQPHLPFGGVQILFIGDLLQLPPVVKDPEWKVLGQYYPTLFFFGARALAEKPPIYLELEHIYRQSDETFISILNNLRDGALSAEDIERLNRHHRPDFKAAPGDGHVYLTTHNRKADRINEAELNKLPGKAFRYHAEVEGTFDAHTFPLDAVLMLKKDAQVMFIKNDPSGDQRFFNGKIGRVEALREDGVKVGFADGSASVWVESYKWENKRYTLDKETNEIQEKVVGKFSHFPLKLAWAITIHKSQGLTFDKAVIDVSQAFAAGQVYVALSRLTSLEGLVLTAPFRWEAMPPEPALLDFMSRKTDTQSLEPSLQSASLAYLAEMVRDAFNFNALWSGVSYHRRTYTKDAAHSKKQTFLDWAQSIQTDLRPVKEVGDKFLKQLDRILQTGGDDDLSYLQERIEAARGYFEPIFAGFSERIGRHIADLKKQKKGVKQYIRELEELELLFYSQVQKIYKARDLAASVRSGKELTKAGMQVPPHENAPVPGQGPVKKDSDTRKKPNTKTVSLELFNQGKTVEEIAAERSLAITTIQGHIAHCVEAGEIDISRLVSQAALDEIDAAFKQLETNYLKPVYEFFAEKYDYGTLKYAAAFIRQKRE; this is translated from the coding sequence ATGCCCCGATGGACAGACAATGCCGCCCTCATGGCGTCGAAATTTGTAAACAGCACCAACCATCACGTGTTTTTGACCGGCCGGGCCGGCACCGGCAAGACCACATTTCTGCATGATATCAGCCGGCGCACCCACAAAAACACGATTATTGCAGCGCCCACCGGCATTGCCGCCATCAATGCCGAGGGCGTTACCCTCCACTCCCTGTTTCAGCTGCCGTTTGGGGCGTTTATCCCCACTGAACAGTATCCAGGGGAGGAGGCGCCCGCGTTTGAACTGAATACCCCGCAGACGCTCCGCCGGCATGTCAAAATGCAGGCGGCCAAGCGTAATATGCTAAAGAAACTGGAACTCCTGGTAATTGATGAGGTGAGCATGCTGCGGGCGGATCTTTTGGATGCCATTGATGCGGTGCTCAGGTGGATCCGGCGGCAGCCGCATCTGCCATTCGGCGGGGTCCAGATCCTCTTTATCGGCGATCTCCTGCAGCTGCCGCCGGTGGTTAAGGATCCGGAATGGAAGGTGCTCGGCCAGTATTATCCGACCCTTTTTTTCTTCGGCGCCCGGGCGCTTGCCGAGAAGCCGCCCATTTATCTGGAACTCGAGCATATTTACCGGCAGAGCGATGAAACATTTATATCAATCCTAAACAACTTGCGGGATGGAGCGCTAAGTGCTGAGGACATCGAGCGGTTGAACCGGCATCACCGGCCGGACTTCAAGGCCGCCCCCGGCGACGGGCATGTCTATCTTACCACCCATAACCGCAAGGCGGACCGGATCAATGAGGCGGAGCTAAACAAACTGCCCGGTAAAGCCTTTCGCTATCATGCGGAAGTGGAAGGGACCTTTGATGCGCATACATTTCCGTTGGACGCGGTGCTGATGCTTAAAAAGGATGCCCAGGTCATGTTTATCAAAAACGATCCCTCCGGTGATCAGCGGTTTTTTAACGGTAAAATCGGCCGTGTTGAGGCCCTGCGCGAGGACGGGGTGAAGGTGGGGTTTGCCGACGGCAGTGCCTCGGTCTGGGTGGAATCCTATAAATGGGAGAACAAGCGCTACACCCTTGACAAGGAAACAAACGAAATCCAGGAAAAAGTAGTGGGCAAGTTTTCCCATTTTCCGCTGAAGCTGGCCTGGGCGATCACGATTCATAAAAGTCAGGGCTTGACCTTTGACAAGGCGGTTATCGATGTCTCCCAGGCCTTTGCCGCCGGCCAGGTATATGTGGCGCTCTCCCGGCTGACTTCCCTGGAGGGGCTGGTGCTGACCGCCCCCTTCCGCTGGGAGGCCATGCCGCCGGAACCCGCGCTTTTGGACTTTATGAGCCGGAAAACCGATACCCAAAGCCTGGAGCCATCCCTACAATCCGCCTCCCTGGCCTATCTGGCAGAGATGGTCCGGGATGCGTTTAATTTTAACGCATTATGGTCGGGGGTCAGCTATCACCGGCGCACCTATACCAAGGATGCCGCGCACTCGAAAAAGCAGACCTTTCTGGACTGGGCGCAGTCCATACAGACAGACCTCCGGCCCGTAAAAGAGGTGGGGGATAAGTTTTTAAAACAGCTGGACCGGATCCTGCAGACCGGGGGGGATGACGATTTATCCTACCTTCAGGAGCGGATCGAGGCGGCCAGAGGCTATTTTGAGCCGATATTTGCCGGATTTTCCGAACGGATCGGGCGGCATATCGCGGACTTGAAAAAACAGAAGAAGGGCGTCAAACAGTATATCCGGGAACTCGAGGAGCTTGAGCTTTTATTTTACAGCCAGGTCCAGAAAATCTATAAGGCCCGGGATTTGGCCGCATCGGTCCGAAGCGGTAAAGAGTTGACCAAAGCCGGCATGCAGGTCCCGCCGCATGAAAATGCCCCGGTCCCGGGCCAGGGCCCGGTCAAAAAGGATTCGGATACCCGGAAAAAGCCGAACACCAAAACCGTCAGCCTGGAGTTGTTCAATCAGGGCAAGACCGTCGAGGAGATCGCCGCTGAACGCTCGCTGGCCATCACGACCATTCAGGGCCACATTGCGCACTGCGTTGAAGCGGGCGAAATCGACATCTCCCGGTTGGTCTCTCAGGCGGCGCTTGATGAAATCGATGCCGCATTCAAGCAGCTGGAGACCAATTACCTCAAACCGGTGTATGAATTTTTTGCTGAAAAATACGATTACGGCACTCTAAAATATGCCGCGGCGTTTATCCGTCAGAAACGAGAGTAA
- a CDS encoding SGNH/GDSL hydrolase family protein → MSRKLTRITICTLTCIVLILSLSTSLYAEQYSHVVAFGDSLTDHNGLNQYVSEAPEAFTNCQGTPCVWVEYMAAELDIDPESIDNNAIGGAMSKGHSDEKLQAAIDAGNLPPLGMVGQVGTYLSEVPEFNSEDTLFTIWIGGNDLLEFLREESSAATPEALVQGAMANIKAAVTDLIDAGARNFLALTLPDLSKTPAFNQLPEDKRAQISELTQGFNKGLSVSLEAIEFQNSGVSVVTLDAFSLMNSLINQGVFNNTTDTYLELDENLEWTGNVNGDAEDFLFYDPIHPMTRAHAIIGEEAATTVETAPGPRDFDDSDTCFIKAVAAD, encoded by the coding sequence ATGAGCAGAAAATTGACCCGCATCACCATTTGCACCCTTACCTGTATTGTATTGATCCTTTCCCTGTCAACTTCGCTGTATGCTGAGCAGTATTCCCATGTCGTGGCCTTCGGGGACAGCCTGACCGACCATAACGGACTGAACCAGTATGTCTCCGAGGCACCCGAAGCCTTTACGAACTGCCAGGGGACCCCTTGCGTTTGGGTTGAATACATGGCCGCCGAACTGGATATTGATCCGGAAAGTATAGACAATAATGCCATCGGCGGAGCCATGAGCAAAGGGCACTCGGATGAAAAGCTTCAGGCCGCCATTGATGCGGGCAATCTCCCGCCGCTCGGCATGGTGGGCCAGGTCGGCACCTATCTAAGCGAAGTCCCGGAATTTAACTCCGAAGACACCCTGTTTACCATCTGGATCGGCGGCAACGATCTGCTCGAATTCCTCCGGGAAGAGTCTTCCGCCGCGACCCCCGAGGCGCTTGTCCAAGGGGCCATGGCCAACATCAAGGCGGCGGTGACCGATTTAATTGATGCCGGCGCCCGGAATTTTCTGGCCTTAACCCTCCCGGATTTATCCAAAACCCCGGCCTTTAACCAACTGCCGGAGGACAAACGGGCCCAAATCAGCGAGCTGACTCAAGGCTTTAATAAAGGGCTTTCCGTATCCCTTGAGGCCATTGAATTCCAGAACTCGGGCGTTTCTGTGGTTACTCTGGACGCCTTTTCTCTTATGAACAGCCTGATTAACCAGGGAGTTTTTAACAACACCACGGACACTTACCTGGAACTCGACGAAAACCTCGAATGGACCGGCAATGTCAACGGCGATGCCGAGGATTTTCTCTTCTATGATCCCATCCATCCCATGACCCGGGCGCACGCCATCATCGGAGAAGAAGCCGCCACGACTGTGGAGACGGCCCCCGGCCCGCGGGATTTTGATGACAGCGACACATGCTTTATTAAAGCGGTGGCAGCCGATTAG
- a CDS encoding MFS transporter encodes MQALNWKQSVLAFLHPRVVTMLFFGFSAGLPLLLIFSSLSLWLREAGVERADVTFFSWAALGYSFKFVWAPLVDRLPVLYLSKKFGRRRGWILLAQLMIILALLWIGLTDPQQSRPHVYIMALAAVMLGFSAATQDIVIDAYRIESAGSELQAMMASAYIAGYRIGMLAAGPDDSNRPHPVHGKRSHPPVFLDFA; translated from the coding sequence ATGCAAGCGTTAAACTGGAAGCAGTCGGTTCTGGCCTTTCTGCATCCCCGAGTCGTTACCATGCTCTTTTTCGGCTTTTCCGCCGGTCTTCCGCTTCTGCTGATTTTTTCCTCCCTTTCCCTATGGCTCCGGGAGGCCGGCGTGGAGCGCGCTGATGTCACCTTTTTCAGCTGGGCCGCCCTGGGCTATTCCTTTAAATTCGTATGGGCCCCGCTGGTGGACCGGCTGCCGGTTTTGTACTTGTCAAAAAAATTCGGCCGGCGGCGCGGATGGATTCTTTTGGCCCAGTTAATGATCATTCTGGCGCTTTTGTGGATCGGGCTAACCGATCCCCAGCAGAGCCGGCCCCATGTCTATATAATGGCGCTGGCTGCGGTCATGCTTGGATTTTCCGCGGCAACCCAGGACATCGTTATAGACGCCTACCGCATTGAATCCGCCGGCAGTGAGCTGCAGGCCATGATGGCGTCCGCCTATATTGCGGGCTACCGCATCGGCATGCTGGCCGCCGGGCCGGATGATTCAAACCGTCCGCACCCCGTCCACGGTAAGCGTAGTCACCCCCCAGTTTTCCTCGACTTTGCCTGA